The proteins below come from a single Rhinolophus ferrumequinum isolate MPI-CBG mRhiFer1 chromosome 8, mRhiFer1_v1.p, whole genome shotgun sequence genomic window:
- the LOC117025960 gene encoding high mobility group protein B2-like has product MGKGDPNKPRGKMSSYAFFVQTCREEHKKKHPDSSVNFAEFSKKCSEKWKTMSAKEKSKFEDMAKSDKARYDREMKNYVPPKGDKKGKKKDPNAPKRPPSAFFLFCSEHRPKIKSEHPGLSIGDTAKKLGEMWSEQSAKDKQPYEQKAAKLKEKYEKDIAAYRAKGKSEAGKKGPGRPTGSRKKNEPDEEEKEEEDDEEEVEEEDEE; this is encoded by the coding sequence ATGGGTAAAGGAGACCCCAACAAGCCGAGGGGCAAGATGTCCTCGTATGCCTTCTTCGTGCAAACCTGCCGGGAAGAGCACAAGAAGAAACACCCAGATTCTTCCGTCAATTTTGCCGAATTCTCCAAGAAATGTTCGGAGAAATGGAAGACTATGTCTGCAAAGGAAAAGTCAAAGTTCGAAGATATGGCAAAAAGTGACAAAGCTCGCTATGACAGGGAGATGAAAAATTATGTTCCTCCCAAAGgtgataagaaaggaaagaaaaaagatcccaATGCTCCTAAAAGGCCTCCATCTGCCTTCTTCCTGTTTTGCTCTGAACATCGCCCAAAGATCAAAAGTGAACACCCTGGCTTATCCATTGGGGATACTGCAAAAAAATTGGGTGAAATGTGGTCTGAACAGTCAGCCAAAGATAAGCAACCATATGAACAGAAAGCAGCTAAGCTAAAggagaaatatgaaaaggataTTGCTGCATACCGCGCCAAGGGCAAAAGTGAAGCGGGAAAGAAGGGCCCTGGCAGGCCAACAGGCTCAAGGAAGAAGAATGAACCAgatgaggaggagaaagaggaggaagatgatgaggaggaggtagaggaggaagatgaagaataA